A window from Candidatus Lernaella stagnicola encodes these proteins:
- a CDS encoding saccharopine dehydrogenase NADP-binding domain-containing protein: MKVLLLGGAGDMALEALRELNRDPEAVTQVTIDDLNVPKAKEAIRKLNLAYATDVVDHDLFDREWLVAEAAKYDVVLGFAGPFYKTEAHCAEACIAAGTPYVSIADDYDSYLEVVKLDEMAREKKVKILTGFGNSPGITQMLARKGYNSMEKCRRINVNWAAGSNENVGATNLMHLFHIFTGTTLQTFRGKEGPVNTGEGRKMVEFPYPMGWLPVYYTGHAESVSLPRNLPGLEEATVHGGVQPPYIPRLVKTMSNTGMFSTHERRRKAANFFHRIEGWFAGGGLDKSVGRIDVYGVEGGKAVYRYYTYIGHIALLTAVPTVQAAWWLYKGKFNKAPGGVYSAERILEKPDPFLSELIERGLEIYYYE, translated from the coding sequence ATGAAAGTCTTGCTACTGGGCGGCGCCGGCGATATGGCGCTCGAAGCGCTGCGCGAACTCAACCGCGATCCCGAAGCCGTCACCCAGGTGACCATCGACGATCTCAATGTTCCCAAAGCCAAGGAAGCAATCCGCAAGCTGAACCTTGCTTACGCGACCGACGTGGTGGATCACGATCTGTTCGACCGCGAATGGTTGGTGGCCGAAGCGGCGAAGTACGACGTCGTGCTGGGCTTCGCGGGTCCTTTCTACAAAACCGAGGCTCATTGCGCCGAAGCGTGCATCGCCGCCGGCACGCCCTACGTGTCGATCGCCGACGATTACGACTCGTATCTGGAAGTGGTCAAGTTGGACGAGATGGCGCGCGAGAAAAAAGTGAAAATCCTCACCGGTTTCGGCAACAGCCCCGGCATCACCCAAATGCTGGCCCGCAAGGGATACAACAGCATGGAAAAATGCCGGCGCATCAATGTGAATTGGGCCGCGGGCAGCAACGAGAACGTCGGCGCGACGAACCTCATGCACTTGTTCCATATTTTCACCGGCACCACGCTGCAGACTTTCCGCGGCAAGGAAGGGCCGGTCAACACGGGCGAAGGCCGCAAAATGGTCGAGTTCCCCTACCCCATGGGTTGGCTGCCGGTGTATTACACCGGCCACGCGGAGTCGGTCAGCCTGCCGCGCAACCTGCCGGGTCTGGAAGAGGCCACGGTGCACGGCGGCGTGCAACCGCCGTACATTCCCAGGTTGGTCAAGACGATGTCCAACACCGGCATGTTTTCCACCCACGAACGGCGGCGCAAAGCGGCGAATTTCTTCCATCGCATCGAAGGATGGTTCGCGGGGGGCGGCTTGGACAAATCGGTGGGACGCATCGATGTGTACGGCGTCGAAGGCGGCAAGGCGGTGTATCGCTATTACACCTACATCGGCCATATTGCCCTGCTGACCGCGGTGCCGACGGTGCAGGCCGCTTGGTGGCTGTATAAGGGAAAATTCAACAAGGCGCCGGGGGGCGTATATTCCGCCGAACGGATTCTTGAGAAACCCGATCCCTTCCTGAGCGAGCTTATCGAGCGCGGGTTGGAGATCTATTACTACGAATAA